The Jannaschia sp. GRR-S6-38 genomic interval ATGGACCGCACGACCCTCGGATCGGTGGCGTTGATGTTCGTCGCCATGTCGCTGATCCCCTTGGGCGACAGCGCGGGGAAGATCCTGACCACCCAATACGGCGCGACGCCGCTCTTCGTGGCCTTCGCGCGCTTCGCGGTGGGCGCGGCGATGGTGGCGCTGATCCTGGGCGGGCGCGTCGAATGGCGGCTCTACGCGGATTGGCGGGTCTGGCTGCGCGCGGCCCTGATCGCGGGCGGCATCGCCTCGATCCTCACCGCGCTCCGGACCGAGCAGATCGCGACCGTCTTCGGCGCGTTCTTCGTCGGGCCGATCTTCAGCTACGTGCTGTCGGTATGGCTTCTGGGCGAGCGGGTGTCGCGGCGCCAGTCGGTCCTGCTGGCCATCGGGTTCTGCGGCGTGCTGCTGGTGGTCCGGCCCGGCTTCGGAATGACGCCCGGCCTGGGCTTCGCGGTGCTCGCGGGGCTCTGCTACGGGGCGTTTCTGACGGCATCGCGCTGGCTCTCGGGCATCGCCGCGCCGCGCCAGCTGATGCTGACGCAGACGGTGCTCGGCACGGCGCTCCTGGCGCCGCCGGGCCTTCTGTCGGTGCCCGAATTCTCCTGGCCGGTGGCGGGGCTGGTCCTCTGGTCGGGTATCGCCTCGGCCTCGGGCAACCTGCTGCTGGTCGTGGCCTACCGGCGCGCCAACGCGACGGTGCTCGCGCCCTTCGTCTATTTCCAGCTGATCTCGGCCACGGCGCTGGGCTGGCTCATCTTCGGCACCTGGCCCGACCCGCTGGCCTTGGCCGGGCTCGCCGTGCTGGTCGCGGCGGGCTTCGCGACGCTGGCCGTCCGGCGCTAGCCCGCCCCCCAGCCGCCCCCGTCGCGGATCGCGGTCGACGAGGCCGCGTGCATCGGGACGTTCACGAAGGCCCAGGCCGGCGGGTCTAGCCGGCCCAACCCGCGCGCATCCTGCGGGGCGACGCGGTGCCGCGCCAGCACCCGCGCCGCCACGGCGCTGCGCGCGGCGATCCGGTCGCCGGGCCGCGCGATGACGCCCAGCGGGACGCGGGCCGCGATCTCGCGCCAATCCTCCCAGCGGTGAAACTGCGCCATGTTGTCGGCCCCCATCAGCCAGACGAAACGCGTGCCGGGATAAAGCCGTTGCAGCCCGGCGATCGTGCGCGCGGTATGCCGGGTGCCCAGCCACGCCTCGATATCGGTGACGGCGACGCGTGGATGGTCCATCAGCGCCCGCGCCCGCGCCATGCGCCGCGCCAGCGCCGCGGGGCCGCGCGGCTTCAGCGGATTGCCCGGCGAGACCAGCCACCAGACCCGGTCCAGCCCGAACCGCGCCAGCGCCTGCCGGGTGATATGGACATGCCCGGCATGGGCCGGATCGAAGCTGCCGCCCAGAAGGCCCACGACCTGCCCGGGGCGCGCGATGGGAAGACCGTGGCGCATGACCGCTCCTTCGCGCGCCGCGCGCGCGCCGTCCAGCCCCGATTGCCCCTGCGGGCGGG includes:
- a CDS encoding DMT family transporter, which encodes MDRTTLGSVALMFVAMSLIPLGDSAGKILTTQYGATPLFVAFARFAVGAAMVALILGGRVEWRLYADWRVWLRAALIAGGIASILTALRTEQIATVFGAFFVGPIFSYVLSVWLLGERVSRRQSVLLAIGFCGVLLVVRPGFGMTPGLGFAVLAGLCYGAFLTASRWLSGIAAPRQLMLTQTVLGTALLAPPGLLSVPEFSWPVAGLVLWSGIASASGNLLLVVAYRRANATVLAPFVYFQLISATALGWLIFGTWPDPLALAGLAVLVAAGFATLAVRR
- a CDS encoding nicotinate-nucleotide adenylyltransferase → MRHGLPIARPGQVVGLLGGSFDPAHAGHVHITRQALARFGLDRVWWLVSPGNPLKPRGPAALARRMARARALMDHPRVAVTDIEAWLGTRHTARTIAGLQRLYPGTRFVWLMGADNMAQFHRWEDWREIAARVPLGVIARPGDRIAARSAVAARVLARHRVAPQDARGLGRLDPPAWAFVNVPMHAASSTAIRDGGGWGAG